The DNA segment TGATGATAAAACTTCCTGTATATCTGTTTTCTTGGTAAGGATCAACTGCTATTTTTCTATCTAAAGATATAGTGCATTTTGCGATATCGTTTAACTCTAAAGCATCTGCATCTAACTCCTCAAATGTATTGATGTTTTTTTTATACTCTATTGTCTCAAATGTACCATTTATAACAGATGTAGCTCTTTTTATAATGTAGTTTTCATTTAGTCTCAAAGGACTCTCATCCATCCAAACTACCATACAAGAGAGATGGTCTGAGACCTCTGGGATATTGTCTGATTTTACTATCATATCACCACGACTTATATCTATCTCATCTTCTAGTGTAATAGTTGTAGCCATAGGTGCGTAAGCTTCGCTTATAGTGTTCAGTGTTAAGTGTTTGGTGTTGAGATTACTTGCTGTTGGATTTACTATTGATTTTACTTTGCTTGTTTTTCTTGATGGTAGTACTGTTATCTCATCTCCTACACTTATGCTTCCACTTGATATAGTTCCACAAAAA comes from the Sulfurimonas hongkongensis genome and includes:
- a CDS encoding elongation factor 1-alpha C-terminal domain-related protein — encoded protein: FCGTISSGSISVGDEITVLPSRKTSKVKSIVNPTASNLNTKHLTLNTISEAYAPMATTITLEDEIDISRGDMIVKSDNIPEVSDHLSCMVVWMDESPLRLNENYIIKRATSVINGTFETIEYKKNINTFEELDADALELNDIAKCTISLDRKIAVDPYQENRYTGSFIIIDKYTNKTVGAGMILDSIEGLGVRVQGSGVRGQRSEVRVGTEAKEYSNAEIELNKYIRKNYPEWECREI